One window of Mus caroli chromosome 11, CAROLI_EIJ_v1.1, whole genome shotgun sequence genomic DNA carries:
- the Il12b gene encoding interleukin-12 subunit beta: MCPQKLTISWFAMVLLVSPLMAMWELEKDVYVVEVDWTPDAPGETVNLTCDTPEEDDITWTSDQRRGVIGSGKTLTITVKEFLDAGQYTCHKGGETLSHSHLLLHKKENGIWSTEILKNFKNKTFLKCEAPNYSGRFTCSWLVQRNIDLKFNIKSSSGSPDSRAVTCGTASLSAEKVTLDQRDYEKYSVSCQEDVTCPTAEETLPIELALEARQQNKYENYSTSFFIRDIIKPDPPKNLQMKPLKNSQVEVSWEYPDSWSTPHSYFSLKFFVRIQRKKEKMKETEEGCNQKGAFLVEKTSTEVQCKGGNVCVQAQDRYYNSSCSKWACVPCRVRS, from the exons ATGTGTCCTCAGAAGCTAACCATCTCCTGGTTTGCCATGGTTTTGCTGGTGTCTCCACTCATGgccatgtgggagctggagaaagaTG TTTATGTTGTAGAGGTGGACTGGACTCCCGATGCTCCTGGAGAAACAGTGAACCTCACCTGTGACACACCTGAAGAAGATGACATCACCTGGACCTCAGACCAGAGACGTGGAGTCATAGGCTCTGGAAAGACCCTAACCATCACTGTCAAAGAGTTTCTAGATGCTGGCCAGTACACCTGCCACAAAGGAGGCGAGACTCTGAGCCACTCACATCTGCTGCTCcacaagaaggaaaatggaatttggtccactgaaattttaaaaa ATTTCAAAAACAAGACTTTCCTGAAGTGTGAAGCACCAAATTACTCTGGACGGTTCACGTGCTCATGGCTGGTGCAAAGAAACATTGACTTGAAGTTCAACATCAAGAGCAG TTCAGG TTCCCCTGACTCTCGGGCAGTGACATGTGGAACGGCGTCTCTGTCTGCAGAGAAGGTCACACTGGACCAAAGGGACTATGAGAAGTATTCAGTGTCCTGCCAGGAGGATGTCACCTGCCCAACTGCCGAGGAGACCCTGCCCATTGAACTGGCGTTGGAAGCACGGCAACAGAATAAATATGAGAACTACAGCACCAGCTTCTTCATCAGGGACATCA TCAAACCAGACCCGCCCAAGAACTTGCAGATGAAGCCTTTGAAGAactcacaggtggaggtcagcTGGGAGTACCCTGACTCCTGGAGCACTCCCCATTCCTACTTCTCCCTCAAGTTCTTTGTTCGAATCCAgcgcaagaaagaaaagatgaaggagacagaggaggggtgTAACCAG AAAGGTGCGTTCCTCGTAGAGAAGACATCTACCGAAGTCCAATGCAAAGGCGGGAATGTCTGCGTGCAAGCTCAGGATCGCTATTACAATTCCTCGTGCAGCAAGTGGGCATGTGTGCCCTGCAG GGTCCGATCCTAG